A genomic region of Antennarius striatus isolate MH-2024 chromosome 4, ASM4005453v1, whole genome shotgun sequence contains the following coding sequences:
- the phrf1 gene encoding PHD and RING finger domain-containing protein 1 isoform X1, with the protein MEDDDSQDEMINHNASHSTGRRAALWAISDDSDDDEESEEEDSDNSEEQEQGQDGEEDEEDEEGNDEEEGEDNKAEDGTFMEMSTDIAWLSSDEETEKCPICLNSFRSQPVATPENCLHNFCLDCILEWTKNANSCPVDRISFDNIHLRKCFGGKVKKVITVQKPVKEGQEDGGDLNLDQTNCEVCGGSDREDRLLLCDGCDAGYHMECLRPPLDSVPVEEWFCPECDANNHHSRTSDERHSDVENRPSTAHPAASHSQAHVSGPTRAIARTQQSERVRANVNRHRITQARTSQLAPTYLIQSTWLDDTINAVVAGLNTSVYIRDFTPRVPSRRRRTTTKHRKTASSRSKKGKVASSGVKKRRRKVRRTKSRKRLVLKKTATSRNRIANNLGIVKNKKISSVPTVYRPPERSLSEMRAAIGAAPLSIFGNPFYLDPFVDDEEEEQQAQVSSLLETKRRGIAHSVLHSHQSVAQPVTASLSRRSLDAPRSEGVVEASPVPDLLGRILSEQSMLLMDSSNVVINRDGSLRASKPVMVSELKPSLSKTSPSGDSSTQINPVTSPNQGDDYLSPPDYLDIPGCIQSSVNRTFSQSAQRLPSDIPSSASHIQPLSNSDHLRLQPPPPIRSVQPPPQRGTNGVRAPCPNLSVRPIHDTSSKRKEMSISNKISTKPMWVDVSVLPRIPKIKREDGGTKIGYSNISRNISDSVTGSNTCGMSEIGMNCLAGDKERKQSLDQQKGRPDGQAQKSRPGAGSSSSPFSNSFSSSSSGTPASHPRYSSSSSTSSGVSFRINSSGNSWHSRRLNVASASTSGESLQKSLKQKEDEAKKRQLHRDKKMLLASRMFVSKEMDNIIYDPFNPTISDSSNSEDESECKSHDSSSQNTTQDEEAPIFGDKWGSVQNKKDLVSVKTETQERDISEDQPKTANAQEAISEDVRCSEEKVVVKKESQVVETVDAKIKKEPRLEDPEESTKIGDCLKISMSESPDTKPIVHHCLVKLEKETPNEETVRTLSSACSNWKDNSSTSSSASNNDKQKEETKSDLKSCSRSQSKDLDRKKKASQASKECHSSSPEAGRGKRGDYHTSGHGNQKKEKENQERRIGQSRSRERRRARSTSESSQSGSPDKALRKKRLSRSRSKERRRSRSVSSSSSRECSRKKRHKQSSNDQRDGKERNSDRKWVTKSKRYGRSRSKSRSRSRSTSRSRDCKRGRSVSKSKSRSRSRSRERRKDQTRLQQSPVASRYRGESSSKDKRKNRSRSISREKRKESSSSKISQKTSISCVSSSKDTNQLQTKKKEKDSNRRSVKEEEAATVNKQEASSCVVSKSKSKGKDARTDSQATITATEMAKETFIEKECKKEKQASIDMFADSPTTKPIKKEETDTHFLKVEEEIEVKSEAFIKTETCEIPIVKPDPSSSESCPMASVSSHSIHTSFIKVESLQDTISQSPLFAEQPTIAELTVPIKQEVQQPSDSDDDLNVDVMLDNLDCAKSRTVESASVKKEAVEERKNEGGQVLSVLGAKSKTQVKRVTWNIQEPEGPQLEKSASKLALYKLRLKQEGGLRRLSSTGQLSNQDSTGVVSDSSKDSVTVFSGRPQSDGTHPEGSSRGKAEVEEGDLSRKDKQYLKKLHMQERAIEEVKLAIKPFYQRRDINKDEYKEILRKAVQKVCHSKSGEINPVKVGNLVKAYVDKYKHARKHSKGEHSGKERDVQTEAMTTSDSP; encoded by the exons ATGGAGGACGATGACAGTCAAGATGAGATGATCAACCACAATGCATCTCACAGCACAGGGAGAAGAGCTGCGTTGTGGGCTATCTCAG aCGACTCAGACGATGATGAGGAGTCAGAAGAGGAAGACTCTGACAATAGTGAAGAACAAGAGCAGGGtcaagatggagaggaggatgaggaggacgaAGAAGGGAATG atgaggaagagggagaagatAATAAGGCAGAGGATGGAACTTTTATGGAAATGTCTACTGACATTGCATGGTTGAGCTCAGATGAAGAGACAGAGAAGTGTCCAATCTGTCTAAACTCATTCAGAAGTCAACCTGTTGCAACACCTGAGAACTGTTTGCATAATTTCTGTCTTGACTGCATCCTTGAATGGACCAAG AACGCCAACTCCTGTCCTGTAGACCGCATTTCTTTTGACAACATTCACCTaagaaaatgttttggaggCAAAGTAAAAAAAGTG ATAACAGTACAAAAGCCTGTAAAGGAAGGTCAAGAGGATGGAGGAGATCTGAACCTGGACCAGACAAACTGTGAGGTGTGTGGGGGCAGTGATCGTGAGGACCGTCTGTTGCTCTGTGATGGCTGTGATGCTGG gtATCATATGGAGTGTCTCAGGCCACCTCTTGATTCAGTTCCTGTAGAGGAATGGTTCTGCCCTGAATGTGATGCCAACAACCATCACTCCA GAACTTCAGATGAAAGACATAGTGATGTAGAGAACCGACCCTCCACTGCCCATCCTGCTGCCAGTCACTCCCAGGCCCATGTTTCTGGTCCCACCAGAGCTATCGCCCGGACTCAGCAGAGTGAGAGAGTTCGAGCTAATGTCAATCGACATCGCATCACTCAGGCACGCACATCACAG TTGGCTCCCACATATCTAATTCAGTCTACTTGGCTTGACGACACTATCAATGCTGTGGTAGCTGGGCTCAACACCTCTGTGTATATCCGGGACTTCACACCTCGTGTCCCGTCACGCCGCAGGCGCACGACCA CAAAGCACAGAAAGACTGCTTCTAGTAGGAGTAAAAAAGGTAAAGTAGCAAGTTCAGGAGTCAAAAAGAGGAGACGAAAAGTAAGGAGgacaaaatccagaaaaaggctG GTTCTGAAAAAGACAGCCACTTCTCGAAACCGTATTGCTAATAATCTTGGAATTGTGAAGAATAAGAAGATTTCCTCAGTTCCTACGGTATACCGACCACCGGAGCGCTCACTAAGTGAAATGCGTGCTGCAATAGGCGCTGCACCCCTGTCTATCTTTGGAAATCCATTTTACCTGGACCCATTTGTGGATGA tgaagaggaggagcaacAGGCTCAAGTTTCCTCTCTGTTGGAGACCAAGAGACGAGGGATTGCTCACTCTGTGCTTCACTCCCACCAGTCGGTAGCACAACCTGTCACTGCAAGCCTTTCAAG GAGGAGCTTGGATGCCCCCAGATCAGAAGGTGTTGTGGAGGCATCTCCTGTGCCTGACCTGCTTGGCAGGATCTTATCTGAACAGAGCATGCTCTTGATGGACAGTTCTAATGTCGTTATTAATCGGGATGGGTCCCTTAGAGCTTCAAAGCCAG tgatgGTATCTGAGTTAAAGCCAAGTTTGAGCAAAACTAGTCCTTCTGGAGATTCCAGCACTCAGATCAATCCAGTGACATCCCCGAATCAAGGAGATGATTACCTGTCTCCCCCTGATTATTTGGACATACCAGGGTGCATTCAAAGCTCCGTGAACAGAACTTTCTCCCAGAGCGCTCAAAGATTACCATCCGACATCCCCTCCTCAGCTAGTCACATTCAACCATTGTCTAATTCAGATCATCTGAGGTTACAGCCACCTCCTCCAATCAGATCTGTTCAGCCTCCTCCTCAAAGAGGTACTAATGGAGTCAGAGCCCCATGCCCCAATTTATCTGTCCGACCCATACACGACACCAGCTCTAAGAGAAAGGAAATGTCCATATCAAACAAAATATCTACAAAGCCAATGTGGGTAGATGTGTCAGTGCTTCCCAGGataccaaaaataaaaagagaggaTGGTGGTACCAAAATTGGATACAGTAATATTAGTAGAAATATAAGTGATTCTGTCACTGGCAGTAATACCTGTGGCATGTCAGAAATTGGCATGAACTGCCTTGCTGGGGACAAGGAGAGGAAACAAAGTCTAGACCAGCAAAAGGGCAGGCCTGATGGTCAGGCACAGAAGTCAAGGCCTGGAGCAGGAAGCTCATCTTCACCTTTCTCCAActcattctcttcctcttcctctggcaCGCCTGCAAGCCATCCACGTTATTCATCCTCTTCGTCAACTTCTTCAGGAGTAAGCTTCCGCATTAACTCCAGTGGGAACTCCTGGCATTCAAGGAGATTGAATGTTGCTTCAGCTTCTACTAGTGGAGAGAGCTTGCAGAAATCcttgaaacaaaaagaagacgAAGCAAAAAAGAGACAGCTGCACAGAGACAAAAAGATGCTCCTGGCATCACGTATGTTTGTCAGTAAGGAAATGGACAATATTATTTATGATCCCTTTAATCCCACAATATCAGACTCAAGCAACTCAGAAGATGAATCTGAGTGCAAAAGCCATGATAGCAGCTcccaaaacacaacacaggatGAAGAGGCTCCTATTTTTGGAGACAAGTGGGGCTCGGTACAAAATAAGAAGGACCTGGTTTCTGTTAAAACTGAGACACAAGAGAGGGATATCTCAGAGGATCAACCAAAGACAGCTAATGCTCAGGAAGCTATATCTGAGGATGTCAGATGTTCAGAGGAAAAGGTAGTGGTTAAAAAAGAATCACAAGTAGTTGAGACTGTCGatgctaaaattaaaaaagagcCCAGGCTAGAAGATCCAGAGGAAAGTACAAAGATTGGTGACTGTCTTAAAATTTCGATGTCTGAGAGCCCTGACACCAAACCCATTGTTCACCATTGCCTTGTTAAGTTAGAGAAAGAGACTCCAAATGAGGAGACTGTCAGAACTCTCAGTAGCGCTTGCTCTAACTGGAAGGACAATTCCTCCACATCCAGTTCTGCTTCCAACAACGATAAACAGAAGGAAGAAACTAAATCAGACTTGAAATCATGTTCCAGATCCCAATCAAAAGATTTGGATCGTAAGAAGAAAGCTTCTCAAGCTTCAAAAGAGTGTCACTCCAGCAGTCCAGAGGCAGGCAGAGGTAAGAGGGGGGACTATCACACTTCAGGCCATGGaaaccaaaagaaagaaaaggagaaccAAGAAAGGAGGATTGGGCAGTCCAGGtcgagagagaggaggagggccCGTTCAACCTCAGAAAGCTCACAGTCCGGTTCCCCTGACAAAGCTCTCAGAAAGAAGAGGCTTTCCAGGTCAAGATCCAAAGAGAGGAGGCGATCAAG GTCTGTttccagctccagcagcagagagTGTTCACGGAAGAAGAGACATAAACAGAGTAGTAATGACCAACGTgatggaaaagagagaaactCTGACAGAAAATGGGTAACCAAGAGCAAGAGATATGGCAGGTCTCGATCAAAGTCACGCTCCCGGTCCAGATCCACATCTAGATCAAGAGACTGTAAACGTGGGCGGTCTGTTTCAAAGTCTAAGTCAAGATCCAGATCTAGATCGAGGGAAAGGAGAAAAGACCAAACACGACTGCAACAATCACCCGTCGCCTCTCGATACAGAGGGGAGTCGAGCTCAAAAGACAAGAGGAAAAACAGGTCTAGATCCATTtcaagagagaaaagaaaagaaagttcaTCATCCAAGATTTCACAGAAAACTTCAATCTCTTGCGTTTCATCCTCGAAAGACACAAATCAGTTACAGaccaagaaaaaagagaaagatagCAATCGAAGGTCTGTCAAAGAGGAAGAGGCTGCTACTGTTAATAAACAAGAGGCTTCTTCTTGTGTTGTTTCTAAAAGTAAAAGCAAAGGCAAAGATGCCAGAACTGACAGTCAGGCCACAATAACGGCAACAGAAATGGCAAAAGAGACTTTTATTGAAAAGgaatgtaagaaagaaaaacaagcatctATTGATATGTTTGCTGATTCTCCTACGACTAAAccaattaaaaaagaagaaactgaCACCCATTTTTTGAAAGTAGAAGAAGAGATTGAAGTAAAAAGTGAAGCCTTCATCAAGACTGAAACATGTGAAATTCCCATAGTCAAACCTGATCCCAGTTCCTCAGAATCATGCCCTATGGCCTCTGTTTCCTCACATTCTATTCATACCAGTTTCATTAAAGTGGAAAGTCTCCAAGATACAATCTCTCAAAGCCCACTATTTGCTGAACAACCAACCATTGCTGAGCTGACTGTTCCCATAAAGCAGGAAGTTCAACAGCCCTCTGACTCTGATGATGACCTCAATGTTGATGTGATGCTGGATAACTTGGACTGTGCAAAGTCTCGGACTGTTGAGAGTGCATCTGTCAAAAAGGAAGCAGTTGAGGAGCGGAAAAATGAAGGAGGGCAGGTTTTGAGTGTACTGGGAGCAAAATCCAAGACTCAAGTAAAAAGGGTCACGTGGAATATACAGGAGCCCGAAGGGCCTCAGTTGGAGAAATCTGCAAGCA AACTGGCTCTGTATAAGTTGAGACTGAAGCAGGAAGGAGGCCTCCGCAGACTGTCTTCCACAGGCCAGTTATCCAATCAG GACAGCACTGGAGTTGTCAGTGACTCTTCTAAGGACAGTGTTACTGTGTTCAGCGGCCGGCCTCAATCTGATGGAACACATCCTGAGGGATCTAGCAGGGGAAAGGCAGAGGTAGAGGAAGGGGATTTGTCAAGGAAAGACAAA CAGTACTTGAAAAAGCTACACATGCAGGAGAGAGCTATAGAAGAGGTGAAGCTAGCTATCAAGCCTTTCTACCAGAGGAGAGACATCAATAAAGACGAATACAAAGAAATTCTACGTAAAGCCGTCCAGAAG GTGTGCCACAGCAAGAGTGGGGAAATCAACCCAGTGAAGGTCGGCAATCTGGTCAAGGCATACGTGGACAAATATAAGCATGCTAGGAAACACTCGAAAGGAGAGCACTCAGGGAAAGAGCGTGATGTTCAAACTGAGGCCATGACAACCTCTGACAGCCCATGA
- the phrf1 gene encoding PHD and RING finger domain-containing protein 1 isoform X2 → MEDDDSQDEMINHNASHSTGRRAALWAISDDSDDDEESEEEDSDNSEEQEQGQDGEEDEEDEEGNDEEEGEDNKAEDGTFMEMSTDIAWLSSDEETEKCPICLNSFRSQPVATPENCLHNFCLDCILEWTKNANSCPVDRISFDNIHLRKCFGGKVKKVITVQKPVKEGQEDGGDLNLDQTNCEVCGGSDREDRLLLCDGCDAGYHMECLRPPLDSVPVEEWFCPECDANNHHSRTSDERHSDVENRPSTAHPAASHSQAHVSGPTRAIARTQQSERVRANVNRHRITQARTSQLAPTYLIQSTWLDDTINAVVAGLNTSVYIRDFTPRVPSRRRRTTTKHRKTASSRSKKGKVASSGVKKRRRKVRRTKSRKRLVLKKTATSRNRIANNLGIVKNKKISSVPTVYRPPERSLSEMRAAIGAAPLSIFGNPFYLDPFVDDEEEEQQAQVSSLLETKRRGIAHSVLHSHQSVAQPVTASLSRRSLDAPRSEGVVEASPVPDLLGRILSEQSMLLMDSSNVVINRDGSLRASKPVMVSELKPSLSKTSPSGDSSTQINPVTSPNQGDDYLSPPDYLDIPGCIQSSVNRTFSQSAQRLPSDIPSSASHIQPLSNSDHLRLQPPPPIRSVQPPPQRGTNGVRAPCPNLSVRPIHDTSSKRKEMSISNKISTKPMWVDVSVLPRIPKIKREDGGTKIGYSNISRNISDSVTGSNTCGMSEIGMNCLAGDKERKQSLDQQKGRPDGQAQKSRPGAGSSSSPFSNSFSSSSSGTPASHPRYSSSSSTSSGVSFRINSSGNSWHSRRLNVASASTSGESLQKSLKQKEDEAKKRQLHRDKKMLLASRMFVSKEMDNIIYDPFNPTISDSSNSEDESECKSHDSSSQNTTQDEEAPIFGDKWGSVQNKKDLVSVKTETQERDISEDQPKTANAQEAISEDVRCSEEKVVVKKESQVVETVDAKIKKEPRLEDPEESTKIGDCLKISMSESPDTKPIVHHCLVKLEKETPNEETVRTLSSACSNWKDNSSTSSSASNNDKQKEETKSDLKSCSRSQSKDLDRKKKASQASKECHSSSPEAGRGKRGDYHTSGHGNQKKEKENQERRIGQSRSRERRRARSTSESSQSGSPDKALRKKRLSRSRSKERRRSRSVSSSSSRECSRKKRHKQSSNDQRDGKERNSDRKWVTKSKRYGRSRSKSRSRSRSTSRSRDCKRGRSVSKSKSRSRSRSRERRKDQTRLQQSPVASRYRGESSSKDKRKNRSRSISREKRKESSSSKISQKTSISCVSSSKDTNQLQTKKKEKDSNRRSVKEEEAATVNKQEASSCVVSKSKSKGKDARTDSQATITATEMAKETFIEKECKKEKQASIDMFADSPTTKPIKKEETDTHFLKVEEEIEVKSEAFIKTETCEIPIVKPDPSSSESCPMASVSSHSIHTSFIKVESLQDTISQSPLFAEQPTIAELTVPIKQEVQQPSDSDDDLNVDVMLDNLDCAKSRTVESASVKKEAVEERKNEGGQVLSVLGAKSKTQVKRVTWNIQEPEGPQLEKSASKLALYKLRLKQEGGLRRLSSTGQLSNQDSTGVVSDSSKDSVTVFSGRPQSDGTHPEGSSRGKAEVEEGDLSRKDKYLKKLHMQERAIEEVKLAIKPFYQRRDINKDEYKEILRKAVQKVCHSKSGEINPVKVGNLVKAYVDKYKHARKHSKGEHSGKERDVQTEAMTTSDSP, encoded by the exons ATGGAGGACGATGACAGTCAAGATGAGATGATCAACCACAATGCATCTCACAGCACAGGGAGAAGAGCTGCGTTGTGGGCTATCTCAG aCGACTCAGACGATGATGAGGAGTCAGAAGAGGAAGACTCTGACAATAGTGAAGAACAAGAGCAGGGtcaagatggagaggaggatgaggaggacgaAGAAGGGAATG atgaggaagagggagaagatAATAAGGCAGAGGATGGAACTTTTATGGAAATGTCTACTGACATTGCATGGTTGAGCTCAGATGAAGAGACAGAGAAGTGTCCAATCTGTCTAAACTCATTCAGAAGTCAACCTGTTGCAACACCTGAGAACTGTTTGCATAATTTCTGTCTTGACTGCATCCTTGAATGGACCAAG AACGCCAACTCCTGTCCTGTAGACCGCATTTCTTTTGACAACATTCACCTaagaaaatgttttggaggCAAAGTAAAAAAAGTG ATAACAGTACAAAAGCCTGTAAAGGAAGGTCAAGAGGATGGAGGAGATCTGAACCTGGACCAGACAAACTGTGAGGTGTGTGGGGGCAGTGATCGTGAGGACCGTCTGTTGCTCTGTGATGGCTGTGATGCTGG gtATCATATGGAGTGTCTCAGGCCACCTCTTGATTCAGTTCCTGTAGAGGAATGGTTCTGCCCTGAATGTGATGCCAACAACCATCACTCCA GAACTTCAGATGAAAGACATAGTGATGTAGAGAACCGACCCTCCACTGCCCATCCTGCTGCCAGTCACTCCCAGGCCCATGTTTCTGGTCCCACCAGAGCTATCGCCCGGACTCAGCAGAGTGAGAGAGTTCGAGCTAATGTCAATCGACATCGCATCACTCAGGCACGCACATCACAG TTGGCTCCCACATATCTAATTCAGTCTACTTGGCTTGACGACACTATCAATGCTGTGGTAGCTGGGCTCAACACCTCTGTGTATATCCGGGACTTCACACCTCGTGTCCCGTCACGCCGCAGGCGCACGACCA CAAAGCACAGAAAGACTGCTTCTAGTAGGAGTAAAAAAGGTAAAGTAGCAAGTTCAGGAGTCAAAAAGAGGAGACGAAAAGTAAGGAGgacaaaatccagaaaaaggctG GTTCTGAAAAAGACAGCCACTTCTCGAAACCGTATTGCTAATAATCTTGGAATTGTGAAGAATAAGAAGATTTCCTCAGTTCCTACGGTATACCGACCACCGGAGCGCTCACTAAGTGAAATGCGTGCTGCAATAGGCGCTGCACCCCTGTCTATCTTTGGAAATCCATTTTACCTGGACCCATTTGTGGATGA tgaagaggaggagcaacAGGCTCAAGTTTCCTCTCTGTTGGAGACCAAGAGACGAGGGATTGCTCACTCTGTGCTTCACTCCCACCAGTCGGTAGCACAACCTGTCACTGCAAGCCTTTCAAG GAGGAGCTTGGATGCCCCCAGATCAGAAGGTGTTGTGGAGGCATCTCCTGTGCCTGACCTGCTTGGCAGGATCTTATCTGAACAGAGCATGCTCTTGATGGACAGTTCTAATGTCGTTATTAATCGGGATGGGTCCCTTAGAGCTTCAAAGCCAG tgatgGTATCTGAGTTAAAGCCAAGTTTGAGCAAAACTAGTCCTTCTGGAGATTCCAGCACTCAGATCAATCCAGTGACATCCCCGAATCAAGGAGATGATTACCTGTCTCCCCCTGATTATTTGGACATACCAGGGTGCATTCAAAGCTCCGTGAACAGAACTTTCTCCCAGAGCGCTCAAAGATTACCATCCGACATCCCCTCCTCAGCTAGTCACATTCAACCATTGTCTAATTCAGATCATCTGAGGTTACAGCCACCTCCTCCAATCAGATCTGTTCAGCCTCCTCCTCAAAGAGGTACTAATGGAGTCAGAGCCCCATGCCCCAATTTATCTGTCCGACCCATACACGACACCAGCTCTAAGAGAAAGGAAATGTCCATATCAAACAAAATATCTACAAAGCCAATGTGGGTAGATGTGTCAGTGCTTCCCAGGataccaaaaataaaaagagaggaTGGTGGTACCAAAATTGGATACAGTAATATTAGTAGAAATATAAGTGATTCTGTCACTGGCAGTAATACCTGTGGCATGTCAGAAATTGGCATGAACTGCCTTGCTGGGGACAAGGAGAGGAAACAAAGTCTAGACCAGCAAAAGGGCAGGCCTGATGGTCAGGCACAGAAGTCAAGGCCTGGAGCAGGAAGCTCATCTTCACCTTTCTCCAActcattctcttcctcttcctctggcaCGCCTGCAAGCCATCCACGTTATTCATCCTCTTCGTCAACTTCTTCAGGAGTAAGCTTCCGCATTAACTCCAGTGGGAACTCCTGGCATTCAAGGAGATTGAATGTTGCTTCAGCTTCTACTAGTGGAGAGAGCTTGCAGAAATCcttgaaacaaaaagaagacgAAGCAAAAAAGAGACAGCTGCACAGAGACAAAAAGATGCTCCTGGCATCACGTATGTTTGTCAGTAAGGAAATGGACAATATTATTTATGATCCCTTTAATCCCACAATATCAGACTCAAGCAACTCAGAAGATGAATCTGAGTGCAAAAGCCATGATAGCAGCTcccaaaacacaacacaggatGAAGAGGCTCCTATTTTTGGAGACAAGTGGGGCTCGGTACAAAATAAGAAGGACCTGGTTTCTGTTAAAACTGAGACACAAGAGAGGGATATCTCAGAGGATCAACCAAAGACAGCTAATGCTCAGGAAGCTATATCTGAGGATGTCAGATGTTCAGAGGAAAAGGTAGTGGTTAAAAAAGAATCACAAGTAGTTGAGACTGTCGatgctaaaattaaaaaagagcCCAGGCTAGAAGATCCAGAGGAAAGTACAAAGATTGGTGACTGTCTTAAAATTTCGATGTCTGAGAGCCCTGACACCAAACCCATTGTTCACCATTGCCTTGTTAAGTTAGAGAAAGAGACTCCAAATGAGGAGACTGTCAGAACTCTCAGTAGCGCTTGCTCTAACTGGAAGGACAATTCCTCCACATCCAGTTCTGCTTCCAACAACGATAAACAGAAGGAAGAAACTAAATCAGACTTGAAATCATGTTCCAGATCCCAATCAAAAGATTTGGATCGTAAGAAGAAAGCTTCTCAAGCTTCAAAAGAGTGTCACTCCAGCAGTCCAGAGGCAGGCAGAGGTAAGAGGGGGGACTATCACACTTCAGGCCATGGaaaccaaaagaaagaaaaggagaaccAAGAAAGGAGGATTGGGCAGTCCAGGtcgagagagaggaggagggccCGTTCAACCTCAGAAAGCTCACAGTCCGGTTCCCCTGACAAAGCTCTCAGAAAGAAGAGGCTTTCCAGGTCAAGATCCAAAGAGAGGAGGCGATCAAG GTCTGTttccagctccagcagcagagagTGTTCACGGAAGAAGAGACATAAACAGAGTAGTAATGACCAACGTgatggaaaagagagaaactCTGACAGAAAATGGGTAACCAAGAGCAAGAGATATGGCAGGTCTCGATCAAAGTCACGCTCCCGGTCCAGATCCACATCTAGATCAAGAGACTGTAAACGTGGGCGGTCTGTTTCAAAGTCTAAGTCAAGATCCAGATCTAGATCGAGGGAAAGGAGAAAAGACCAAACACGACTGCAACAATCACCCGTCGCCTCTCGATACAGAGGGGAGTCGAGCTCAAAAGACAAGAGGAAAAACAGGTCTAGATCCATTtcaagagagaaaagaaaagaaagttcaTCATCCAAGATTTCACAGAAAACTTCAATCTCTTGCGTTTCATCCTCGAAAGACACAAATCAGTTACAGaccaagaaaaaagagaaagatagCAATCGAAGGTCTGTCAAAGAGGAAGAGGCTGCTACTGTTAATAAACAAGAGGCTTCTTCTTGTGTTGTTTCTAAAAGTAAAAGCAAAGGCAAAGATGCCAGAACTGACAGTCAGGCCACAATAACGGCAACAGAAATGGCAAAAGAGACTTTTATTGAAAAGgaatgtaagaaagaaaaacaagcatctATTGATATGTTTGCTGATTCTCCTACGACTAAAccaattaaaaaagaagaaactgaCACCCATTTTTTGAAAGTAGAAGAAGAGATTGAAGTAAAAAGTGAAGCCTTCATCAAGACTGAAACATGTGAAATTCCCATAGTCAAACCTGATCCCAGTTCCTCAGAATCATGCCCTATGGCCTCTGTTTCCTCACATTCTATTCATACCAGTTTCATTAAAGTGGAAAGTCTCCAAGATACAATCTCTCAAAGCCCACTATTTGCTGAACAACCAACCATTGCTGAGCTGACTGTTCCCATAAAGCAGGAAGTTCAACAGCCCTCTGACTCTGATGATGACCTCAATGTTGATGTGATGCTGGATAACTTGGACTGTGCAAAGTCTCGGACTGTTGAGAGTGCATCTGTCAAAAAGGAAGCAGTTGAGGAGCGGAAAAATGAAGGAGGGCAGGTTTTGAGTGTACTGGGAGCAAAATCCAAGACTCAAGTAAAAAGGGTCACGTGGAATATACAGGAGCCCGAAGGGCCTCAGTTGGAGAAATCTGCAAGCA AACTGGCTCTGTATAAGTTGAGACTGAAGCAGGAAGGAGGCCTCCGCAGACTGTCTTCCACAGGCCAGTTATCCAATCAG GACAGCACTGGAGTTGTCAGTGACTCTTCTAAGGACAGTGTTACTGTGTTCAGCGGCCGGCCTCAATCTGATGGAACACATCCTGAGGGATCTAGCAGGGGAAAGGCAGAGGTAGAGGAAGGGGATTTGTCAAGGAAAGACAAA TACTTGAAAAAGCTACACATGCAGGAGAGAGCTATAGAAGAGGTGAAGCTAGCTATCAAGCCTTTCTACCAGAGGAGAGACATCAATAAAGACGAATACAAAGAAATTCTACGTAAAGCCGTCCAGAAG GTGTGCCACAGCAAGAGTGGGGAAATCAACCCAGTGAAGGTCGGCAATCTGGTCAAGGCATACGTGGACAAATATAAGCATGCTAGGAAACACTCGAAAGGAGAGCACTCAGGGAAAGAGCGTGATGTTCAAACTGAGGCCATGACAACCTCTGACAGCCCATGA